A window of Daucus carota subsp. sativus chromosome 2, DH1 v3.0, whole genome shotgun sequence genomic DNA:
atatattttaatcctGACCGCGAGATATTTATCTACTGACTAGGAATCTGTTATTTAACATGTCCCCACATACATATGCGAGGGACTGGACCCATATTTTctattgggttaattatcaaataggtCACTTATTACACTGGAAAATATCAAATGGACCACTcggaaatttttggtctcatttgaatCACTATTGTCATGAAATATATCAGATAGATACCTCTAATATTTTTTCGagaagtaaattttatttttcattgagttccacacatttttcttgcgtgttagtataatcaaatgaaaggttatcaactctagtatttatgataatatattcagattttaagaaatttatttactatttatttttaattttacaattattttgtttaatttatattaagcAAATAATAAGTAAATTTCTAGGGTTCGCAAACAGATGGCGTTTAAGTCATTGATGGAATTGGAAGAAGCACGTAAAGCTGGACTTGCCCCTGCTGAGGTGGACGAGGATGGGAAAGAAATTAATCCTCATATTCCTCAGTATATGTCCTCTGCAGTCCGCCCCTTGGTATCCTAATGCTAAAAGACCGAGTTTGAAACATCAAAGGAAACGGAAGTCAGATCCGAATAATACAAAAGCAGCTTGGTATGACAGAGGAGGAAAAATATTTCAGGCTGAAAAGTATAGGAAAGGTGCATGTGACAACTGTGGAGCAATGACACATAATGCAAAGGCATGCATGTATAGGCCTCGCAAATTAGGAGCAAAGTGGACAAGCAAAAACATTGCCCCAGACGATAAAATTGAGTCTTTTCAACTTGGTTATGATGGGAAAAGGGATCGCTGGAACGGCTATGACGCAGCAGCATCGTATGCCCACGTTATTCAACGATATGAAGCTCGGGATTAGGCTAGAAACAAATATTTGAAGGATCAGCAGCTTAAAAAATTAAGCGATGATGAAGAGAATGAAGATGATTTCAGGGTAGACGAAGCAAAGGTTGATGAAAGTAAGCAGATGGATTTTGCTAAGGTGGAGAAGCGTGTGCGTACCACTGGTGGTGGAAGCACTGGAACTGTCAGGAATCTCCGTATTCGAGAAGATACAGCTAAGTACCTTCTTAATCTGGATGTTAACTCTGCGCACTATGATCCCAAGACTCGATCCATGCGTGAGGATCCTCTTCCGGATATGGATCCTAATGACAAGTTTTATGCTGGTGATAATCAAAATAGAGTAAGTGGTCAAGCTTTGGAGTTCAAACAGCTCAATATCCATGCTTGGGAGGCTTTTGAGAAAGGAAATATTGATCTTCACATGCAAGCAGCTCCATCACAAGCCCAACTGTTGTATAAAAATTTTCAAGTAAACAAAGAAAAGCTGAAATCTAAAGCCAAGGATACCATTATGGACAAGTATGGTAATGCAGCTACTGCAGATCCACTTCCAAAGGAGCTCTTACTAGGACAAAGTGAGAAACAAGTCGAATATGATCGTGGCAGGATTGTCAAAGGACAGGAGATGGCCCTTCCAAAGAGCAAGTATGAAGAAGACGTTTACATCAACAACCATACCACTGTTTGGGGTCCTGGTGGAATAATCACCAGTACTGGGGATATAAGTGCTGCAAACAGTCTATTCGAAACAGCTATTGTACAGGTGCAGCTGGAATTGAAGCTGCTGAAGCTGCAGCAGATCTCATCAAGGCCAATATTGCTCGTAAAGAGGCTACAGAAGAGGTAGATGCCCCAGCTGAGGAGAAGCGATTTGCCACCTGGGGAACTGATATACCAGATGATATGGTCCTAGACCAAGCAAAATTAGCCGAGGCTCTCAAAAAGGAGGATGCTAGGAGGCGAGAAGAAAAGGATGAAAGGAAGCGCAAGGAagattttattttgtgtttaatCGTTGAGCAACAACTATATACAATGCAGTCACTTTATACATCTAAAACAAAAAACTGCAGAGGCAATTAACCATGACATCAGTTcatctttttattaatttttagtttatattctTGAATGGTTTgatagtttataatatattcaatCTCTTTTATTCTGttttacaattatttaatattgttGTAGTATTGCTCGTTTACGGAATCAAAGTTGCGAAATTTTTTTAGAAACTAGCCTAGGTGAAAATAATTTTCTGGCTACGCCCTTGCTTTTGTTGAGGTTCAGATCCAAGTTGGTACAATGGTACTGGATAAAAAGAAAACATCATAGCAGCAaactaaaacattaaaattattatctgGTGGAGCATTCAACAGGCTTGGAATATATTGTAACCAACTTTACTCTCTGCCATGATTGTAAGGTCCAGGCATGAGACACCAAGCTCCACTCATCTGAAGACattaacaagaaaaaaaatataagtagaTCTTTTACTTCAATAACCCAACAGAGAATAAGTATAGTATCATATTTTCATACACCTATGCCATACCTGTTCACTTATTGCACTCTGAATTTTTATCATCTTCTCCGGTGCAATGTGTTGGCTCACTGGACGTCCTCCCGCCTTCATTCTTTGATTGATCCAACTGTTTATCTTTATATTGATAACGATATCCAGAATGTAATAATTCCATAAATGTTGATGTCTCTTCTTCAATTTCAAGTAATGGCTCTTTTCCTGTATGTATATGTTGTTGTTGTACATCTTCGTGCTGATAATTTGACACAGTAGGTGGTGCTTTAGTTGTCATGTTTCTATATCCAGGTGGCCCGCCCTGACCAATGCACCCTGGTTGCTGCTCTTCATGTGCAAACTGTGCAGGTGCCATTTCATTCATTGTTGTAAATTCATCAGTTTCAGATCTAGAAGCTAACCGACAAGGATATGCCTCATCCTCTTTACCTTCTCGTGGCAGCTGAATTGGCGTCCCTGACAATTTTTCTATATCGTCTAGTTCTTGGGACTTCTCACGTAGTTTTTCCCAGCCATGCTTATCGAATAACTCTGCCCATCCCACAGAACTCTGAATGTTCTGCTCCTTTTCTTTCCTCATCTTATCATCAACCACTGGTTCACAAGCCTTGGAAGAGAAACATGGAGAAGCTGGACCATAAACATTCTCACCGTCATCACATGAGATTTTCATCTTCTCAAACATTTCTTGTATCACAGTCAACTCAAGTTGGTCTAGATATTTATTTACTTCTTCTCTTTCATGTTTGCGTCTAAACCGTCTTCTCCCCTGTTTCAACTTCATCCCATCTTCGTTTGTCAGATTTTGTTCCTCAATCACCACCAATTCTCCTCCAGAATTCTTAGGTGGCCTACCAGGCCCTCTCTTCTGTTCCTCAATCACCACCAATTCTCCTCCAGAATTCTTAGGTGGCCTACAAGGCCCTCTCTTCTGTTCCTCAATCACCACCAATTCTCCTCCAGAATTCTTAGGTGGCCTACCAGGCCCTCTCTTCTGTTGCGGCTTCTCCATGCAATCCATTTGATTATATGAGTCAATCACTTCCCCTTGTGCTTCTTTCTGTCTGACATAtgtcttacttcccagatttttaGGAGGCCTACCACGTCCCCTCTTCTCTCCTGGCATCTTCAAATCTTCTGTTGCTTGATTAAATGCTTTCGTCACCTCTTTGTGTACTTCCTTGGGTCCAAAATCTGTATTAGTCCCAAGTTTCTTAGGTGGGCTGCCTCTTTCCATGCTCTCTTCTGCCCTATTCAAAACTCCCCTCAGTTGATTATGTGTTTCCCATGATAGCTCTTGTGTTTCTTTGGGTCTAGTCTGTGTCTCAAATCCTTTAATCTTAGATGGCCGGCCACGCCCCCTCTTTTGTTTAAGCAACTTGGGAACTTCTGCTACTTGATTGTGTGTTTCAATTAGTTCCACTTGTGCTTCTCTAGGACCAATATATGTCTTCGGTTTAGAATACTTAGGTGGCCGGCCGCGTCCCCTTACCAGTTTTGTCCCCCTGTTATTCATTCCGATCACTGGATTGTCGACCGAAACGGCTCCTAACCACTCATCTTTAAATTCAGATTTATCTTCAGTCTTGTTCTTTTTGGCACCTTCAGTCCTATGTGTATGCTtccttttatattttattaatcgaTTTTCTACTTTAGTCACTTCCGCTTCCTCTTCTGTGTTCTTAAATTCTTCAAATTCATCTTCATACTCTTCAGAGTCTTCTTCCTCTTCCGTATCTTCAGGATGTTCTTCTTCATTGATATCAAATTCTTCTTCAGACTCCTGCATCTTTCTACCACTGCGACGTTTCTTTCCATACTTACGTCCTGTCCTCTTCTGCTTCCTTTTATTAACATATGGGGCGTAGTCAGAATAGCTACCAGAAGTACTACTGCTAGGACTAGAATAAGGACCATAGCTAGGAATAGGGGATGCACCAATCTGATAAGGATCAACGGCTACAATCTGACTAGGATCGAAGGCTTTAATCTGATCAGGAATATAGGTTTCGCAAGCATTATTAAGCATATAGCATTTCTCACCAGTCACAACAACATCACCCATTTCACAAAGTTTTTTGAGATGGTGCTTTAGCAAAGAAGCATGAGCCCATGGCAAATCATTCTGCTCTTTTTTTATACAAAGTGATATGGCTTCCTCGGTGGAACCTCCTGTTTCATCAAGTTCTGTAATTGCCTTGTGAATCATCTGCATGTAGAGCACAAGCTGATAACTGTGGCCCAATAATGACTTACGAACACATCACAAATACACATGCCTTCAAGAAACATATACACAGTCCACGAAACAAATAACTAAAACCGGATGAAAATAAACCCTGTTAACAATTGAGCTCCATCGGAAATTAATTCTAGTCCCCGACTCCCCGGAAGTTACACCCCTTTTTTTTAGTAATAATTTAAATCAGCACAAATTTTTAGcacaaatttttttgaatatgacAGCATAACTCCATGATCTTGTCAACACTTAACCAAAAAATCACATTCAAACCatgatataaatacaaaaaactaGCTATTTAATCTGGCTACACATATAAACACTATATAAATGAAAGAGAGGTTACCGTTGCGTAAGGAGGATGATCGGGAACATGCAGGTCAATAACTAATTCCGGCAAGCGGCGTTCAATAAGTAAGATACGCTCTGGTGACATTCTTGAATCTCGAGCAAATTCAAACACTTTTGCTTTAAAAAATTCCAACGATTTGGCCTTCTTTATATCTTCGCCTTCGCAATGGGGGCTTCCTTTACTCTGATGATCTACCAATGCATGCTCTTTCTGttcattttcttgattttccggCACCGGTGACCGGTTTTCCTCCGGCGGGGGTTTAGGTTCCATCTTGCTTCTTTCTTGCCTTAATTTTGGTAAAGTTATCTTTTTTAAGTTCAAGAGACTTTAGATGTGAGACTTGGGATGTGGTGGGACCTATGTTATTCATCCACGTGTATTGCCTTTGCATTCTACGATCTCCACGTGTAAATTACCATGTCCCATTTGGCCATTTCACACAAATAGTTTTGTTACAACTATCGTGATAAATTGCGTGACACACTTTATTGACCAGGGTGAGAGtctttatcaaaaaatataaattttgtgaaatactTTATTGATGAGAGTATGTATCAAGTATATAAAATTAACATGAGGTTATGATGCTTTGTTCTGGGCCGTTTTGTAAAAATGTAATAGCTATTACATAGTAattcttttgatttatttttatatattcaagaGATTTAACTGAGAtcgataatatttaatatttttaaaataaaatttagaatacaTATTCATCCACGTGTCTTGCATTTGCATTCTCTGCCTGTTAATACCATGTTGTCACAATAGTTTTGTTATCTTTGGAAGAatataaaacattttaaaattatttattaaaaataattctttattttttgtcattttGTATTAAATGTTATTTAATCAGTATATGCAATCATAAATTTGTTATGCTtcacaattatattttaaattaatttatgcaTTGTTCAAAGAAGATGATGAGTACAATTTACATCTGTTGACACTAATGACCGGATAGCAGCTCTATCTCTCTAAACTGCAACAAAATTTTCTTGAGGTTCTTCAACTCggagaaaaacttaaagaaagGTTCTTCAACTCggagaaaaacttaaagaatgatatgatatttgaagGTTCTTAAACCGGGAGAAATACTTAAAGAGTGATATGATATTAGAGTGATATATTGGACAAATCCATTTACAAACAAGTAGTTTCTGAATTTGAAACTTACTGATGGAATCAGGACATCGTTACAAATTCATATCCAGAAAAGACTATTTACCATTTTGTTGATCGGCATTTAGCTGGTGTTCCGTTTACACTCAAGTAAGACCTGAAAGTTCTCATAACTTCCTCATAGGTTGGCCTCTTGTAATCCACTGCCTGTTTAGTTTTACtctggtaagtttctaaattaCATAAGTTATGATTATGTGAATTTAACCGGGGCTAAAGTTACCTGTTCAATCACGTCTTCGGGGTTTGCCCATTTCCACTCTGCAAATTCCGGATCTACCTCACCATTGGCCAAGTTGATCTCGCTCTCATCTTTTGTAAATCTCATAAGGAACCTggaaattcaaattcttttatcCACATCACAAATTTAGATATGTTCCGCAAGATTGCTAATTACATAATCATATAAAGTTTTATAATTGCTGCACATATCTAATGACACCAGATAGAGACACTCAAATGGAGGAGCTTGTGGCACATGAGATAGAAAAGAATGCAATATAAGAACTACGATGAAACATGTCCTAGCTCACATTTACAGTAGCCACATTAAATACTTGCTCACATTAGTAAAATCATAcattttccttctcttttttttgtttcataattataaatttggCCAAATTAATATGATCACTGGTACTGTTGGTCCAATCGTACCACTAACTGAACGTGTAATCCTGAACTCTTTAACTTGGTTATATCAGACATAACGTAAAAAAGAATAGCATACAAGAGCCTTTTAAGTAATGGAACTAACCACTTCTGTGCCTGTCCATGCCATTCACCTCCTCCCCATAGACGATTTACTTTGGCTTTAACGGCGGGTGGAAAATCATATGTAAGCCAATTTGGCACCTGCAATCAGCAATCTAATAACGTACGTAGAAGTAAACTGAAATATGTATAAACCATTTCAATTCTTAGTTGCTAATATTGTaggataaaattaaaaagagctCTCTACTCATGGACACAATGATCTTAGGCATCTAACGCGTGTACTCTAATTTACCAAAAGCAAGTGATTCATATATCATAGAGTAGTTGATAAAACTGGGATACATGTGAATATTTCTGGACACAACAATATCCTCCATtctttcaagtttcaactatGATCCACAAGCAAATAAACTAGAGATTGTACTTTATTATCTTATAACTAAGGAAACCCTTACATCGTTAGATCCACCCGAATCCATGAAAAGATCAGTCCAAagaaatttttttcctttttaaatacTCGTGATTTAAGAGTAAAAGGTATACAACTACAATATCAAGATCAATAGCAATGGAACTTGGAAATTATCATCAAATATGTTGAAAAGTGATTATCAGGGTTAACTCGTATGCACAGGAAGCTAGCATAGCACCTATTACATAGCGCCCACTCGTGTTTTTTTCTGTTCCATTAATTAGCAAGTGTAAATAAAAACAGTTATGAAATGACAAACTAACCTCCGCAATAACTTCAGCTGATACTATCCCAGTTTCTTCACGCAATTCCCTAATTGCAGCAGATACTGGCTCCTCACCATCTTCAATTCCTCCCTGAAATGAAATTGAAAGGTAAGTGAGCAGCTAAAATTTTACTTTGACAGAGTATTAAGTTTACTGTGTATTAGCAATTTCTTGAAATCTGTTGAAGAGCAATAGCTTCATCAGCTTATAATTTGTTTTGTCACAAGCATTAATACTCAATTATAGGCATTGGAAATCTTCTGTATAGGGAAGTTGCCAGTGTGCAACAAGCAGGACATTCGATGAATGATCCAACTACTTTACTAAAATGTCTGGCCTGAAGATCTGTTTATGTAACTTACCTAAACAGGCCATTCATGTTTACTTATTTCCATTCCTAGATCCAGAGACAATCGATAATATGCCAATATCCAAAAAATCACAGGGACAGTTTGTCAGTTTATATTGtgtttcaatgtcatacctgaGGCATCTGCCATGCTCCTGGAACATTCAATCTAGAAGCAACGAAGACCTACAAGATTATTAAATAAGAGTATATCAATTCTTTGCATGTAACGGGAATAGATAATATGAACTCTAAATGCCAATCCTATATCTTGTGAACTTGCTGTCTAATATAATAACACATTTTGAACATGGCGTGATGCTAAACTTTAATGGAGGGGAAAATTTATAAACCGCTAACGAGACCAGCATAACATCACACAGATCCAACTTTATTACTACTGTTGAAGTTAGAAATTCAGGATAGCTTGAAAAATACATATAGTCCAGAAgactaaggggtcgtttggttgggtCCTCTCtggtatcaggtatgggtttggttcATTCCAACCTCATACCTGATGTTtggttgaaatttttttaatctgataCCCATACCTGAAACCCACCAGGAATGAGTTTCTCATACCCTaggggggaggtgggtatgagaagGGGGTATGGGTATCagttttagtttaattattttttaatataaagtattataaaactttacaaaaatattttaaattaaaattggtaAATCTCAcctgaataataaatatttttatttaacaataattagttttatttaattattttataaaaatatttcaaataacaTAAATTCATTCCGGCACTGAACCAAACAAATGTTATCAGgaatgatacctcaaacccataccagctCAAACCGATTCCTGATTCAAAACCGATACCGTCtcgcgaaccaaacgacccctaaaggAGTAATTAGTTCGATCTCCTACTTTAGCATCACGTCGGAGACCCACACCCGGACCCTGTCTTTCTTATGTCCAAACAATCAAATTCTACTTTTCGCTTGGTGGGCTGGGAATTTATCAATTTATCCGCTAAACTACTAGGGGCTCATGTAGCCCATGCCGAATTAATCGTATTCTGGCCCTTAAGAATGAACCTATTTGAAGTGGCTCATTTCGTACCAGAAAAGCCTATGTATAAACAAGGATTCATTTTAGTATTTTACTTCCTCACCTAGCTACTAGTCTGTGATATAATTGATAGGACCCAACCCAaattaacacacacacacacacactcttaAACTGTGATGTTAATCCAAATCAGTTTGATACCAAAAGGCCGGATTTTCTAATTCACCTGGTAACAAAATTGAACTCGGAAGCTACAGAAACACACACACAGGTGATTCTCCAAAAGAAGAGGAACAAACATAGATACATAGATTACAAAATTGAAGAGCAGACTGCAAACAATATTCGTCTAGAATCGTTTCACAACACAATCACACCGAATGAACTCCCTGTGTTTAGGAACATGCAAGTAAACAAAATACCTCAAAATTACATAAAACAATTACAAGCTCCTAGACTGCAAACCAAACCAGAGCTAATAAAAAGTATGAATCTAGGGATTAAAAAGACATAATCAGATATATACAGACAAAATATGATATGAAATTACCTGATTATCAGAGTTGATGAGACAGACACCAACGTTGGGACGGTAGCCAGAAGGCAGATTCTCCATTGAATTTCGAGCACACTTTGAGTTTCAGAGAGACACTAGTGTACTTAAAGGTGAGGGTTGCAGAAAGTCAATAAGTGATAGATTGAGATGGTGATGGCTTGAGATTTGAGAATAATAACATAAGTAAAAGTCAACATGAAATGTGAAGAAGAGTTGGTGTATCATGTGTGTCTAATATAGGACTAGATTGTAGTGCTGTTTAACTTTGTACTTTACGAATGTGTACGTGGGGTTCTTCTGTCAAGTCCTTATCCTGTGCACCCCGTTACACAAGTACTCCCTCTgtgcctctcatttctttacggttactattttgagatgttcttttcatttttttacgttactataaatagtaagtttttcccatcattacacccgctatcttcccctactatctcatatttaacaataaaaattactattacacccactactttcctccactatctcaaatctattattaaatattgataggtcccaccactttacccacttttcatctaactttactcattttcatacattgtcttggtgtCCGTGTCCCTCCCAATGTAAACatttgagggggacggagggagtatacaacTTAGTGGTGAGCGCTGTTCAAAGTGCTTTACGTCCATAAAAAATGttggtagaaaatatatttatatttatatattttaaattataaaatttaaaattaataaaattttctagAATGTGGGATAATCTTTTATAAATACTGAAAATTAAATTTCTCAAAAATAGATCTACTTTTTATAAACAGTTTTTGAATTAAGAATAATTGTTCGATTatctaacaaaaaattattgctGTTGTCTGTAATAGAACTGACAAACGGGGCATTCCGaggaaaatttttattttttgtcataaCTTATTAGcagaattaatttattttagaattatAAAAACCAAAGAATCTAGAGAGCGATCATACTCTGTTGAATTATATACCCAGCCACAATCCGTAATAAAATAACCCATTGtcaacttcatcaaattataaaaatatgatattataatatcaaaTGATGCATGTTAAGAAAAAGCTAATGATAATCCGATTATAACACAACATCAGGGTGTGTGAAAACTGTTGGTACTAATATTAtttacaattaattaatattatctacaaagagaaggcctaAATTACAGATATTGGAAGTGGCGCATGATAGCGGAAGATGCATTAGAATAATCCAAGAGTGCACGACGGGGAGGAGGAACAAGAAGACGATAGATACGACAGAGAATAGTGGCAAGGAAGAGAGTTGACTTTGCAGGTGGAAATAGAGATAGAGGTGGAAGCATCTTAATGATGACTCATTATTACATCCATACATCGTAATATTcactaaaattaatcaaattacaTGCTCCTCATGATGCAATACATACGCACAacttaaaattacttttaattatttttttacatgactTTATCTTGCACGTGTTTATGAGCACAtgttaaacataaaattttatatgtctCAACCATTTTGATTGTTGTCTCTCATTATTACTtaacaaacaaaaatcaatcaaaatgaatcaaactcataatttttaatgtttagcATGTGCTTATGAATATACCCTATAAAATTCGTTTTTATAAAAGTACATGTTCTGCTGAACATATATGATTTATgacttataaaaaattgagaagCCTGAGTTTTGTTTCAATACTTCgattttttttcctaaacagtttaatcatttataaatctCACTTCTAGCCTTTTTATTTACTTTCagcaaaaacattttttttaagtgaTAGACAATACTTCAGATTCTTTATATGATATGTTAGTGGAAgaatatattttcaatattttatttaaacgtTACAGATCTCCAAAGAACTTTTGTctctatatattataaatttataatgagTAATGAGTATATAAAAGAACACAACTTCGACGGGGACCAGCATATGCTTCAGATCTTCATCCTAGTCTATAGACTCTTAACACCGGCATATTCGCTCACAAACTCTACATGTACATaatctaaaattttagtttGATCAACTAACATATTTAGTTGCAGAAGTTAAAATCAAGTTTAAGTTTTCAACTATCCTGTTTAATCTCCAAACAGCGGCTGTtccttttgaaaaatattaaaaattaataattatgaattacgactttgattttatatgataaaccGAGTgtgataattttgatttattaatattttttttaagttatgaAACATGTAATAATAGAATTAAAAGTGAATTCTAAGTAACTTTTAAAGGAAAAGATTAGAAAAATTAAGCCACTGGGAAAATATCTTAAACTTGCACAAACGAACAAGGGGGAAATTAAATGTACACAATTGTACAGCCCACTTTTACAACCAACGAATCGTGATCGTTGGTTGGGTGAGATCTACGGTGCTGGTTGCGTACATCAGTGACTTAAAGTCACTGATCAGTGACTTTATATCACTGATGTCCCCTCCATAATTCCTTTTTCTATCATACTCTTACCAAATTAATAATAACAGTGAGTTCAAGTCCCTGATGGtgtataaattaataacaaCAGTGAGTTCAAGTCCCTGATGTGTACAatgttatttacatttttattaaattatccaTACTTACGGATGTTAAGGTCTAAATGTATCagtgatattatatgaatttcagaagaaaaaaaataactcTATTTGTATTGAGATTTTAGCAGTCAAGTAATGGtttgtttgacttgtactaTTATCGTGTACTTTATCATGTATTgctatttacatttttttaaaaatattgatcaATGATCTAACCGTACAGATGTGAAgatgtatatattttgatgcTAATTAAGAAGAAGTTTcaggaaaaataattatatttggattGAGATTTCAGCAGTCAACTAGTGTTTTGAGTTGTACTagtatctagtgttttatcatgtattactgctcatttttttaaaaatatttctggatgatccaactgtacggatgtggagatttatatattttgatgatattaaaaatgtttcaaaaaaaattaattttatttggt
This region includes:
- the LOC108205591 gene encoding uncharacterized protein LOC108205591; this encodes MEPKPPPEENRSPVPENQENEQKEHALVDHQSKGSPHCEGEDIKKAKSLEFFKAKVFEFARDSRMSPERILLIERRLPELVIDLHVPDHPPYATMIHKAITELDETGGSTEEAISLCIKKEQNDLPWAHASLLKHHLKKLCEMGDVVVTGEKCYMLNNACETYIPDQIKAFDPSQIVAVDPYQIGASPIPSYGPYSSPSSSTSGSYSDYAPYVNKRKQKRTGRKYGKKRRSGRKMQESEEEFDINEEEHPEDTEEEEDSEEYEDEFEEFKNTEEEAEVTKVENRLIKYKRKHTHRTEGAKKNKTEDKSEFKDEWLGAVSVDNPVIGMNNRGTKLVRGRGRPPKYSKPKTYIGPREAQVELIETHNQVAEVPKLLKQKRGRGRPSKIKGFETQTRPKETQELSWETHNQLRGVLNRAEESMERGSPPKKLGTNTDFGPKEVHKEVTKAFNQATEDLKMPGEKRGRGRPPKNLGSKTYVRQKEAQGEVIDSYNQMDCMEKPQQKRGPGRPPKNSGGELVVIEEQKRGPCRPPKNSGGELVVIEEQKRGPGRPPKNSGGELVVIEEQNLTNEDGMKLKQGRRRFRRKHEREEVNKYLDQLELTVIQEMFEKMKISCDDGENVYGPASPCFSSKACEPVVDDKMRKEKEQNIQSSVGWAELFDKHGWEKLREKSQELDDIEKLSGTPIQLPREGKEDEAYPCRLASRSETDEFTTMNEMAPAQFAHEEQQPGCIGQGGPPGYRNMTTKAPPTVSNYQHEDVQQQHIHTGKEPLLEIEEETSTFMELLHSGYRYQYKDKQLDQSKNEGGRTSSEPTHCTGEDDKNSECNK
- the LOC108205592 gene encoding nudix hydrolase 25-like translates to MENLPSGYRPNVGVCLINSDNQVFVASRLNVPGAWQMPQGGIEDGEEPVSAAIRELREETGIVSAEVIAEVPNWLTYDFPPAVKAKVNRLWGGGEWHGQAQKWFLMRFTKDESEINLANGEVDPEFAEWKWANPEDVIEQAVDYKRPTYEEVMRTFRSYLSVNGTPAKCRSTKW